The Synechococcus sp. MVIR-18-1 region ATCCGTTTAGCGCTACCCCTGACACATCAGTGGGTTAGGGACCTTGCAGATCAAAACGGTGACTGGCAAGAGCGTGTGCTGTGGGACGAGCTAACCAAGCGGATCAGAGCTGAACGGGTCTTGCAGCTTGGTGCGCTGGAACTTGAGCGTCAGCCTCAACAACATGCGTCTTGTGAACAAAGCCGGGACGTCTTGGTCAAGCAACTCAGCAAGGATGGTCTGTCGGCACTGCCCTGGAGCCAGCGAACGGAACAACTTCGCAGTCGTCTCGCTTTAGCCCACCATCAGCTAGGGAAGCCGTGGCCGCTACGCAACCTTCAACACCTGGTAAAGCATCCAGACTCCTGGATTGGAGACACTTTGATGGGTTGCAGAGGCTGGGACGACGTCAAGGAAGAGCAACTGATGGAAGCTCTTTGGGGTGATCTCACCTGGTCGAACCGGCAGCAACTCGATCAGCTTTTACCAACGCAGATCAAAATCCCATCAGGGCGCAATGCAGCACTGGATTATCAAAACGACGACATTGTGCTGTCGGTCAAGCTGCAAGAAATGTTTGGCTGCCTTGAGGGACCTGCTGTTTTAAATGGCCAACTCCTCGTGACCATTGAATTGTTATCCCCCGCAGGACGCCCGCTTCAACGCACCCGAGACCTCGCTGGGTTTTGGCAGGGAAGCTACCAACAGGTGCGAAAGGAAATGCGCGGTCGCTACCCAAAGCATCCATGGCCAGAGGATCCAGCCCATGCCGAACCCACAGCGAAAAGGAAGGCCCGCCCTTGAGGTGCTCATCGCATCCCTATAAATGTATCCAAAGGAACAGTCAAGAGATCGCTACGGTTTGTTACGATGCAGGAGTAACGGAGTTTCACATGTCTGACAACGCAGCCCGCTTTGGATTCGTAAATTTTGCTGAAACCTGGAATGGCCGTCTTGCCATGCTTGGTTTCGTCATCGGACTTGGCACCGAGCTTCTCACCGGTCAAGGCATCCTGACTCAGGTTGGCCTCGGTTGATTCGGCCGCTGCTGGGGATGAGTCCCAGCTTTGAATCCCATCATTCATTTGATGGGATTTTTTAATGGGATCCACCCGTTAGGCCAAACTGGTGAGATTCGCGTCGTTAGCAATGCTTCCCTTCTTTGCTAGCAGTCGCCGTGAAGGCGCCAGGCTGCTGAGCAGCATGCTCGTTTTCTTAGCCATCGGATTGACGCAGGTTCACCAGACGTGGGGAATCATCCTGAGCATTGTTTCTGGGATCATCTGCGTTTACTGGGGATTGGCATACCAACGTCTTGAGCGCTGAATCACTTCCTACCTACTCCGTCCGCGAACTCAACAACGCGATTGGAATGCTGTTGGAGCGGGGTTTTGCGCCTCGATTTGTGATCCAATCAACAGCATCGAGGCCTCAAGTCAAAAAGGGCCATCTCTGGCTCACCTTGAGTGATGGAGATGCCAGCATCACTGCCGTGGCCTGGGCTTCAAAGTTAAAACAGTTGGACTTTGTTCCTGCCGACGGCGACGGAGTCACCGTGATTGGCAGGCTCAATTTTTGGTCAGCACGAGCGAGCCTTGCTGTTCAGGTTCTCGATATGAGGCCCAGCTTGACCACCGTGTTGCGACGGTTTGAAACGGTCAAAGCACAGTTGCTCGAGGAGGGCGTCATTGATCCCGGCCGGCGTCGAAAATTGCCGGCTTACCCCAAACGATTAGCCGTCCTCACAAGCGTTCCAAGCTCAGCCCTCGCAGACATGCTGCGTACCGCACAAGAGCGATGGCCTTTGAGCGAGCTTCTTGTGGTTCCGATCCCCGTCCAAGGGGAGGTCGCGCCGGTCATTTGCGGGGTTCTAAGTCGCCTTGCGGAACAACATCATCAGCTCAGATTGGACGCGATCGTGCTCGCCCGCGGGGGAGGAAGCCGAGAAGATTTGATGGTCTTTGATGATGCGGACGTTTGCCGAATCTTGGCCAGCTTCCCACTGCCAGTTGTAACTGGGCTGGGCCATGAAGATGATCTCACCGTTGCTGATCTCGTGGCAGACCATCGAGCCGCAACGCCAACAGCCGCCATGGTCACACTGATGCCGAGCAAGGAGTCGGCACAACAAACCATCAGCCAAAGGCGCACACGCCTTAGCGAATACAAACGCTGGCGACTAGAGCAAGCCAGCTCACGACTAAAAGAACGACACCTGCAACTCCATACACTTCGGCCTGCTGTGGCCCTACAACGTCGACGCAATCAATGGGAACAGCGGCAGCAATTGTTGCTCGCTCTTTCACCCCAACGATGGCTCCATCGGGGCTTTGCGATGCTCCATACAGCAAACGGACAACCCGTTCAAAGCATTGATGACATCTGCCTCAATGAACAGGTACACATTCGCCTCAAGGATGGTGTGGTTCAAGCCATCACCAAAACCATTCAAGCGAATGAAAGTTCTAACTCACAAGCATCTCTCTAACTGACATGCCACGAAAAAAGCCCGAACCATCAAAGACATCTGAACAGGACACTTGGAGAGAAGATGCATCCCAGCTCAGCTATGAAGAGGCCTTACAGGCTCTCGATGTACTGCTTGGCCAATTGCAAGACGATTCCATTCCATTAGCGGATCTACAGAAAAATCATGCGCATGCGTCGATCTACCTCGATCGCTGTGACTTACTTCTCAGCCAGGTAGAGCAATCAGTACGCCAACTCGATCCGAATACGATGGAAGAACGCACGCTCGACACAAGCAACAATGAATAAATCTCTCCCATGGATTTACCTCTTGCTTGCCATCCTTGGAGCCATCCTCCCTTGGCAAGCCAATCTCGAATTCATGCAAATGAATCCTGGTGGTGGATTTGATCTCCAAACTTTCATCCAAGATGCCAATATCAATGCAGCCTCCCGCTCTTTAAACAGAGATCTCGTGATTGCCGCATCAGCCTTCAGTATTTGGATCGTTACCGAAGGAAGAAAGCTACAGATCAAGGGTTGGTGGATCGCTTTAATCGTGAGCTTCAGCATTTCATTCGCATGTGGAGGCCCACTCTTCCTGTATTTGCGGGAACGCAAATTAATGGCAATCAATTCAGAACAAGATACAAATTGAGAGCTAGGGATCTACATCCTCAGCTTTGATATCGATAGTGACATCACTTGCTGGCAGTGAATCATCAACGGCTTTCTCCTTTGATGCACCAGATGTTCTTGCCGGGAGAGGAGATCCGCAAGCAGGGCATTGAGCGTCTCTCGTCATCGTGCTCAAGCCACAAGCCTCACACGTTCTTACCCGGCTCTGCAACACCTTCCAACCAATCCACCCCAAACCACCGAGGACAACGGGCAAAGCAAGCAGTGTGATCAGGAGACCTCCAGCCAAATCAAGCAGAACACGGCCTGCTGCCGTAGGTAGCAGCAACAGCGCTAGTAAAAGCAACCAGAGGAGTGGAGGGAAACGTCCCATCAATCAACACTCCATACGAACGATGCTCTCATAATCGCTGTTTTTTTGCATTCAGGCACGGATGGATTTATTTGGATTCCTGGTATGACTGGCAGAGGCCTTCGCAAGCTCAACGCTCCAACATTGGCCAAAATAAATCACAACACCCACCATCCAAACCCACAAGGTGAGAACCAGAACACTGCCAATCACTCCATAGGCCTGAAAGCGAGACCCCAGGGAGAGGATGCTACGACTCACCGCAAGATTAAGAACAGTAAGAGCAAAGCCAATCAATAACGAACCTGGGATGAGCGGCCTAAATGGGACTCGACGACTAGGCAGCAAAAATTGAAGCGATAGTGCTGAAAGTGAAAACCCAAAGAATGGAACCATCAACCGACCAAATTGCAAGACTGGGATATGAGAAAGGAGAGTCCCAAGCCAAGGGATCGTCAATGACAACTCGGACAAAGCATCAGCAGGAATCATGCGGACATTGGCACTGAGCTGATCAAGGACAACCAAGAGTCCTATCAAGATCACAACAAAAAAGGCTTCAAGCCTGTTCCGAATAAACTGAACAGCTTGAAGCTTGAAGGGCAAGTTTCGCTGTTGGGGTGCAATCACACCATTCCAAAGTCTTTCCGATCCACGTTGCAATGTCAGATATACATTGCCTGCAGTAAGTAACAACACACCCGCACCCAGCAAACCAGCGCCAAACCCCTGACGGACTAACTGCATCAGCGTGTTTTGCACAATCACAACTGCTGATGGCGGCAAGACACCACTTGCATACGCAACAATCTTGCTCTCCAAGGCATCTTGCCGCCCAAGAAACCACGAGGCAATTGATAACGAAATCAGCAAAATAGGGAAGATTGACTGCAGCGTGTAGTAAGCGAATGCAGCACTCAGATCCACACAATCGCACTTCGCCCAACGCAAACAGGCGCACCAAAGGCTACGAACCAACCTTTTCAGTGGTTTATAAGTAGCCATGGCAGGTGCTGGCACCAATGAATACCAAACTAACAAGACAATAAGCACAAAAAAAGCCACCCCTTCAAGGGATGGCTTTCTTCGTTTGGAATGTTTTTACCTGGCATCGAGCTATTTTCTCAGGGGGCTACCCCCCAAATATCGTCGCCGCTGCTGCGTTTCACAACCGAGTTCGAGATGGATCGGAGTGGTTCCACAGCGCTATGGACACCAGGATAGAAAATTCCCAAGGTTTGACCCCTGAGAACTGCATAGCGGCATCAACTCAACTTTCGTTTTATTGATGCAATCTGGATTAAATAAAGTCTTTAAAGGCAAGAACCAAGTGTTGGTCAAGCCCTCGGTCTATTAGTACTCCTCCGCTGCATCCATTACTGAACTTCGACGTAGAGCCTATCAACGGGTGTTCTTCCCGTGACCTTACTGGGTTACCCCATGGGAATACTCATCTTGAGGTGGGCTTCCCACTTAGATGCTTTCAGCGGTTATCCACTCCGCACATGGCTACCCAGCGTTTACCGTTGGCACGATAACTGGTACACCAGAGGTGCGTTCCTCCCGGTCCTCTCGTACTAGGGAGAAATCCTCTCAATATTCCTACGCATACACCGGATATGGACCGAACTGTCTCACGACGTTCTGAACCCAGCTCGCGTACCGCTTTAATGGGCGAACAGCCCAACCCTTGGGACCGACTTCAGCCCCAGGTTGCGATGAGCCGACATCGAGGTGCCAAACCTCCCCGTCGATGTGAACTCTTGGGGGAGATCAGCCTGTTATCCCTAGAGTAACTTTTATCCGTTGAGCGACGGCCCTTCCACTCAGAACCGTCGGATCACTAAAGCCGACTTTCGTCCCTGTTCGACTTGTAGGTCTCACAGTCAAGCTTCCTTCTGCTTTTGCACTCGTCGGCTGATTTCCAACCAGCCTGAGGAAACCTTTGCGCGCCTCCGTTACCTTTTAGGAGGCGACCGCCCCAGTCAAACTGCCCACCTGATACTGTCCGCTCCCCGGATAACGGGTGAACGTTAGAACCCTAGCTCTGAAAGAGTGGTATCTCACCATTGACTCCCTAGTACCCACGAGCACTAGATCAACGTCTCCCACCTATCCTGCGCATTCAGAGCCCGGGCACAATACCAAGCTACAGTAAAGCTTCATAGGGTCTTTCTGTCCGGGTGTATGTAGTCCGCATCTTCACAGACAATTCTATTTCGCCGAGCCTCTCTCCGAGACAGCGCCCTGATCGTTACGCCTTTCGTGCGGGTCGGAACTTACCCGACAAGGAATTTCGCTACCTTAGGACCGTTATAGTTACGGCCGCCGTTCACCGGGGCTTCAGTCGCCAGCTTCGCTTACGCTGACCGGCTTCCTTAACCTTCCGGCACTGGGCAGGCGTCAGCCCCCATACATCGTCTTGCGACTTAGCGGAGACCTGTGTTTTTGGTAAACAGTCGCCAGGGCCTCTTCACTGCGACCACATTGCTGTGGCACCCCTTCTCCCGAAGTTACGGGGCCATTTTGCCGAGTTCCTTAGAGAGAGTTACCTCGCGCACCTCGGTATTCTCTACCACCCCACCTGTGTCGGTTTCGGGTACTGGCAGTTATGCCTTAACGGGTATAGAGCTTTTCTTGGAAGCATGACATCACCAACTTCGCTGCCGTAGCAGCTCGTACTCACGCCTCAGCTCGGATCGTTTTCGCCGATCCTCAACGCCTCGAACGCTTGAACCAGTAACCAACATCTGGCTTGGCTAGCCTTCTCCGTCCCTCTTCCCAAAACATAACCGGTACAGGAATGTTGACCTGTTATCCATCGACTACGCCTTTCGGCCTCGCCTTAGGTCCAGACTAACCCTCCGCGGACGAGCCTGCCGGAGGAACCCTTAGGGTTTCGGTGCATGGGATTCTCACCCATGTTTTCGCTACTCAAGCCGACATTCTCACTTCTATGCAGTCCACGCCCGCTCACGCTAACGCTTCGCCCCACATAGAACGCTCCCCTACCATAAATCCGCAGCTTCGGTACAACACTTAGCCCCATTCATTTTCGGCGCAGGATCGCTCGACCAGTGAGCTATTACGCACTCCTTTGAGGATGGCTGCTTCTAGGCAAACCTCCTGGTTGTCTGGGCAATCCCACCTCCTTTATCACTTAGTGTTGATTTGGGGACCTTAGCTGGCGGTCTGGGCTGTTTCCCTCTCGACCATGGAGCTTATCCCCCACAGTCTGACTGCCTCGCTACACACAGGGTATTCAGAGTTCATCTCGATTTGGTACCGCTCTCGCAGCCCGCACCGAAATGGTGGCTTTACCCCCCTGCTGGAGCACGAGACGCTACGCCTCAACGTATTTCGGGGAGAACCAGCTAGCTCCGGGTTCGATTGGCATTTCACCCCTAACCACAGCTCATCCGCTGACTTTTCAACGTCAGTCGGTTCGGACCTCCACTTGGTATCACCCAAGCTTCATCCTGGCCATGGTTAGATCACCCGGGTTCGGGTCTATAAACACTGACAAACGCCCTATTCAGACTCGCTTTCGCTATGGCTCCACCATTTCCGGTTTAACCCGCCAGTGCCTATAAGTCGCCGGCTCATTCTTCAACAGGCACACGGTCACCCTATTAGTAGGGCTCCCATTGCTTGTAGGCTCACGGTTTCATGTTCTATTTCACTCCCCTCCCGGGGTTCTTTTCACCTTTCCCTCGCGGTACTGTTTCGCTATCGGTCACACAGGAGTACTTAGCCTTACGAGGTGGTCCTCGCTGATTCACACGGAATTCCACGTGCTCCGTGCTACTCGGGATACAGCTAGGTCAGTTCAGTTTTCGTGTACGGGGCTTTCACCTTCTATGGCGTGTCTTTCAAACACTTCCACTAACATTCCTGATCCACGTTGCTGTCCCACAACCCCAATGGTCGAAACCATTGGTTTAGGCTCTTCCCCGTTCGCTCGCCGCTACTTAGGGAGTCGTTTTTACTTTCCTTTCCTCCAGCTACTAAGATGTTTCAGTTCGCTGGGTTGGCTCGCGCCAGCCTATAGATTCAGCTGGCCGTTCTAAGGGTTGCCCCATTCGGAAATTCCCGGATCAAAGCGTGTTTCCAGCTCCCCGAGACTTATCGCAGGTAACCACGTCCTTCATCGCCTCTGTGTGCCAAGGTATCCGCCGTGAGCCCTTTGTAGCTTGACCAATGTATCTCCAACACGCTTGCTGTCGTTGAAACAGATTCTTCTAACTTCTACAAGTAGAAATTAAAATCAAACTCTCAAATGCTCGACACATTTGAAAGAACATGCTGGAGTCTCGGCTCTTGCTTAGAATTAACACCATCCCATCGTGAATTAACACTCAAGAATGATGCATCCATAAAGATGCTTTATTCTTTCCAGACTTACTATGCAGTTGTCAAGGTTCGGCCAGACATCAAAACAATGCATTGATCTCTCAATACATTGCATCGAGCCCAGCATCCTATCAATTAAACATCATGGAATCATTTCCATGCCTTAAAATGACAAGAAGCTAGGGTCATCTAGCGGACACATCTAAATCACAATCCATACGAGTTCATACTCCAGGCTTTGGAGATGGGGATTTTGGTAGTCAGTGGAGGTTAGGAGACTCGAACTCCTGACATCCTGCTTGCAAAGCAGGCGCTCTACCAACTGAGCTAAACCCCCTACACCGAATGGGCCATCCTGGACTTGAACCAGGGACCTCACCCTTATCAGGGGTGCGCTCTAACCACCTGAGCTAATGGCCCAGGAGTCTCATCCCTAATGGGTTGTGAACTAGACAAAGTTTAGGAACTAAAAATCTCCACTAAGCAGAGATCCATTGCTGGATTCTCTTAGCTTCAAAGTTGAGGTACCGATCGACCTAAGGTGACAGGATTTTGGCCTAAGAATAAATAAACTCAGACATCAAAATCGTTGTTTGTCTCCCTGTTAGGAGGTGATCCAGCCGCACCTTCCGGTACGGCTACCTTGTTACGACTTCACCCCAGTCATCAGCCCCACCTTCGACGTCCTCCTCCACAAGGGTTGGAGTAACGGCTTCGGGCGTGGCCAACTTCCATGGTGTGACGGGCGGTGTGTACAAGGCCCGGGAACGTATTCACCGCAGTATGCTGACCTGCGATTACTAGCGATTCCTCCTTCACGTAGGCGAGTTGCAGCCTACGATCTGAACTGAGCTACGGTTTATGGGATTTGCTTGTCCTCGCGAACTTGCTGCCCTTTGTCCGTAGCATTGTAGTACGTGTGTAGCCCAGGATGTAAGGGGCATGATGACTTGACGTCATCCACACCTTCCTCCGGTTTATCACCGGCGGTCTCTCTAGAGTGCCCAACTAAATGCTGGCAACTAAAGACGTGGGTTGCGCTCGTTGCGGGACTTAACCCAACATCTCACGACACGAGCTGACGACAGCCATGCACCACCTGTCA contains the following coding sequences:
- a CDS encoding chlorophyll a/b-binding protein; translated protein: MARGSSPCRTHSEKEGPPLRCSSHPYKCIQRNSQEIATVCYDAGVTEFHMSDNAARFGFVNFAETWNGRLAMLGFVIGLGTELLTGQGILTQVGLG
- the xseA gene encoding exodeoxyribonuclease VII large subunit, whose amino-acid sequence is MSAESLPTYSVRELNNAIGMLLERGFAPRFVIQSTASRPQVKKGHLWLTLSDGDASITAVAWASKLKQLDFVPADGDGVTVIGRLNFWSARASLAVQVLDMRPSLTTVLRRFETVKAQLLEEGVIDPGRRRKLPAYPKRLAVLTSVPSSALADMLRTAQERWPLSELLVVPIPVQGEVAPVICGVLSRLAEQHHQLRLDAIVLARGGGSREDLMVFDDADVCRILASFPLPVVTGLGHEDDLTVADLVADHRAATPTAAMVTLMPSKESAQQTISQRRTRLSEYKRWRLEQASSRLKERHLQLHTLRPAVALQRRRNQWEQRQQLLLALSPQRWLHRGFAMLHTANGQPVQSIDDICLNEQVHIRLKDGVVQAITKTIQANESSNSQASL
- the xseB gene encoding exodeoxyribonuclease VII small subunit, yielding MPRKKPEPSKTSEQDTWREDASQLSYEEALQALDVLLGQLQDDSIPLADLQKNHAHASIYLDRCDLLLSQVEQSVRQLDPNTMEERTLDTSNNE
- a CDS encoding DUF2834 domain-containing protein translates to MNKSLPWIYLLLAILGAILPWQANLEFMQMNPGGGFDLQTFIQDANINAASRSLNRDLVIAASAFSIWIVTEGRKLQIKGWWIALIVSFSISFACGGPLFLYLRERKLMAINSEQDTN
- a CDS encoding YihY/virulence factor BrkB family protein, which produces MATYKPLKRLVRSLWCACLRWAKCDCVDLSAAFAYYTLQSIFPILLISLSIASWFLGRQDALESKIVAYASGVLPPSAVVIVQNTLMQLVRQGFGAGLLGAGVLLLTAGNVYLTLQRGSERLWNGVIAPQQRNLPFKLQAVQFIRNRLEAFFVVILIGLLVVLDQLSANVRMIPADALSELSLTIPWLGTLLSHIPVLQFGRLMVPFFGFSLSALSLQFLLPSRRVPFRPLIPGSLLIGFALTVLNLAVSRSILSLGSRFQAYGVIGSVLVLTLWVWMVGVVIYFGQCWSVELAKASASHTRNPNKSIRA